In the genome of Calothrix sp. PCC 6303, the window TCGCGTCAGATGGCGGTAGAGATCTGGTTGATTGCCCTTGTACAGCGGGAGAATGGGAGTTAGTCAGCATAAATTTTGAAACCTAAAATTACAATTTCCACCAATAAACTTTTTTTATCTAAAGTTTGGCAAAAGTTATGAGTCAGCCTGAGCGGCAACCTCTCAGCTTTCCCAGCGACTTTCATGTCGGCACCAGCGTTGACACACTAAAATTTGACACGATGATTTAACATCATCAAAATCATTGTCCCTCAAATTGTGTATGGACTTGTGTACGATTTATTTTTTTTAGACAAGTTTGTGTGAATATTTTTGTTATAAACACTGACTGGTGAGGAATGAGGAGAAATACTTCAGGTTTTGATTTCTACATAATGCTTAATAAAGCTCAATATTTGTTCCTTAATTAATGATCATTCCGGCGAAAGTACTGGCTAAAAAGATAATTAGGAGCAATATATTTCGATTTTTACTTTAGGAAAATTTATATTTTTGCCTCCTGGTAAGATACGAATTGAATCCCAATGTGTGACTGTTCTTCCTTAAGGAGGAAGATATGCCGATATCAACAAGCGTACTTATTAAAGTTGTTGTTAATTTTGCCAGTCCAGCACTCAGCCAAAATTTTCAAGTAAGCCGAATCAAACAAATGCTACTAGTAGGCGATGCGTGAAAAGTTGTGTATTGATCGTTGTTGATCCAGCCGAGGAGTGATCAGAAAGCCTGTAGCGATGAGGAGGGTTAGGAAAATGCAGGGTTGGTGGTTAAAATTCATTCGCATTAAACGTCGTCGATTTTGCGCCTCATTAGTGCGAACATATCGAGAAATTAGTCCGGCTTCTGTAGATGAACTTTGGCAAAAAGTAGTAGATTTAGCAGATGTGTCCTGGCACCCACTTTTAAAAAGTACTAATGTTCCATACGGATTAGTACCTAAGCCAGGGTTAATCTTTCAGGCTGTAACTCGTTTATCACCAATTCCCATCCGTATCTTTGTTGAACGCGTTAACCCTAGGGAATTACTAAGTATTCGAGTTCTAGCAATTCCGGGTATCGAAGAACGTATTACATACCAAGTAGAATCCACAGTGTGTGGTACTTGTTTATCTTATTCAGTCACCCTACGAGGTTGGTTATCACCGTTGATTTGGTCATTTTCTCGTCCTTATGCCGATCGTGTGGCTCGTGCGCTGGTGGAATCGGCTGAAGAAGCTGCGTTGCAGGCAGTTTCAGGTCAGCGTAAATCTTTAAATGATAGTTGTTTTGATTTTTAGCTGAAACAGCAGAACGACTATATTTAATTTTTTAATTTTGTGTAACCACCTAACTTTGGCAAAAATTCTGGAATACTTTCGCTTGACTTGGTAGCTAACTGTATTACTTAAAAATTTAGATGCTTTAAACAGCTAATAAGCTCAGTATAAAAGTATTCCTTAAGAGTAGGGAAGATGTTTGAAGATATCACATACTATTGCCAAGGAGAATGCTCATGACGGGTTTTTTGATATTATTTGCAGTTACGGTGGCGGTGTTACTGATTTTATTTGCTCCCAGGAGTTCCTCAAGAGGTCATAGAAGCAAATCCCAGAAGCGTTCTACTAAGAGACAGAACAATTTTTCTAGTACCGCTGGCTGGGAAGGTTTCAGTAACACCATTGATAGCGGTGGATATAGCAGTAGTTACGACGGTGGTGGATACAGCAGTGGCTGTGACGGTGGCGGATATAGCAGCGGTTCTGACGGTGGTGGATATAGCAGTGGCTGCGACGGTGGTGGATATTAAATAAAGGCGATCGCCTGTTGATTTTATACCGGAAATCAAATTAAACTTCATTTTTAGGTAGACAGAGACCTCATCGTTTTACGGCGGGGTCTCTGTCGCTTGGTGAAAGCGATCGCATTGCTTCAACAATAAATCGTTATTTATTACTGTCCCGATGCCAGTTAAAATCCGAATTAGATAATAATTACTGTTTGTCTAAATTTGTTGCGGCAGTAGGGTGGAAAACACATAATGAATAGTATCCTTAATTCTCAAGCAATTTTAGAAGTATTGCGACCAGTACAAGACCCAGAACTCCGCAAAAGTCTGGTGGAACTCAACATGATTCGCAATGTCACAGTTGAGGGTGGTAAGGTAAGTTTTACATTGGTACTTACAACACCTGCTTGTCCTCTGCGCGAATTTATTGTTGAAGACTGCCAAAAAGCAGTAAAAACCCTCCCAGGTGTTACGGATGTGGCTGTAGAAGTAACTGCGGAAACACCAAAACAAAAAGATTTGCCCAATCGCAATAGCGTACCCGGTGTCAAAAACATTATTGCGGTATCTAGCGGAAAAGGTGGTGTTGGGAAAAGCACCATCGCGGTGAATGTGGCGGTAGCACTTGCACAAACAGGTGCCAAAGTTGGCTTACTGGATGCGGATATTTACGGTCCTAATGACCCGACAATGTTAGGACTAAGTGACGCTGCAATTGTAGTGCGACCGCATGAAGGCAAGGACATACTAGAACCAGCCTTTAACCACGGAGTCAAGCTAGTTTCTATGGGGTTTTTAATTGACCGAGATCAACCTGTAATTTGGCGCGGACCAATGTTAAATGGGGTGATTCGTCAATTTCTTTACCAAGTAGAATGGGGAGAACTAGATTATTTAATTGTTGATATGCCTCCTGGTACAGGGGATGCCCAATTAACCCTCACCCAAGCAGTACCGATGGCAGGTGCCGTAATTGTCACCACACCGCAAACAGTAGCCCTGTTGGATTCACGCAAAGGTTTAAAAATGTTCCAGCAGCTAAATGTTCCTGTTTTGGGAATCGTGGAAAACATGAGTTACTTTATCCCCCCCGATATGCCCGATAAAAAATATGACATATTTGGTTCTGGTGGAGGTTCCAAAACTGCGGCAGAACTGGGTGTACCATTACTTGGGTGTGTACCCCTAGAAATTTCTACCAGAATCGGTGGTGATACGGGTGTACCAATAGTGGTGGGAGAACCCGATTCAGCCAGTGCTTCTGCCTTGAGAGCGATCGCACTAGCCATCGCAGGTAAAGTATCGGTTGTAGCTTTATCCTAAAAGTTTGATTTTTGTCTGGTTCCCAGTGCTTGAGCTGGGAATACAGACTTTATCAAGGGGCTAAATTTAAAACTATGTAGATGATGTTTAATAAGTAATATTTAATCGAGATTTAGTAAAAACCTTCTCAGGGCTACATCCACTGGAACAAACAAAATAGTATTGTTCCAATTTTATTGATTAAATTATTTTAAGTATATTTACTTGAAATACGTATCCACAAAAACCACAGAGCGCAGTTGAGGCGCGCTATTTTATATTCATACATAAATAATAAAATCTAAAATCACACAGAATAATGTTACTGAAAAAGTCTTCACGTAATTCTTCCCGCTGGCAATATTGGATCAAACCTTGGCAACAAGTCGATTGGCTATTATTTTTACTCGTCATTGGCATTAGCGTCTTCGGCGGTGTGATGATCCGTAGTACCGAATTAAACCAGAAACTCATCGATTGGCAATGGCACTGGCTTGTGACTGGGATCGGTTCTGCGATCGCACTATGCTTCTGTCGTATGCGTTATGAAAATTTACTCAAATTCCACTGGTTCACCTATGGTATTACCAACTTTAGCCTAGTTGCAGTTATGATTGCCGGAACTAGTGCTAAAGGTGCCCAACGCTGGATTAGTATTGCTGGTTTTAACGTCCAACCCTCGGAATTTGCTAAAGTTGGAATGATCATCACATTAGCGGCTTTACTTCACAAAAGTACCGCTTCAACCCTACCCGCAGTATTCCGCGCCCTAGCATTTACAGCAGTACCCTGGGCATTAGTATTTATACAGCCCGATTTGGCAACATCATTAGTCTTTGGTGCGATAGTCTTAGGAATGTTGTACTGGGCTAATGCGAATCCCGGTTGGTTAATCCTGATGATTTCCCCCATTATTGCCGCCATTTTATTTAGCATCAAATTACCCTTCAGCATAATCATTTCCGATGATTTGACCTTTGGTATCTTAGGAATTATTTGGGCTATTCTCATGGGCTTTGTTGGTTGGAAAACATTGCCCTGGCGACGATTTGGTATCAGTGGTTTTGGTGCGTGGGGCTTAAATATGTTGGGTGGAGAATTAGGAATTCTAACTTGGAATCACGTTCTCAAACCCTATCAAAAAGGGCGATTGACATCATTTTTGAATCCAGATAGTAACCTGCTTACCACCGGATATCACCAACATCAGTCACGCATTGCTATTGGTGCAGGTGAATGGTTCGGGTGGGGACTGAATAAAGGTCCCATGACTCAACTCAACTTTGTTCCAGAACAGCATACAGATTTCATTTTCTCCTCAATTGGCGAAGAATTTGGCTTTATTGGTTGTTTAATCGTACTATCTATCCTGGCTCTAATTTGTCTACGTTTGTTACATGTTGCCCAAACTGCCAAAGATAACTTTGGTTCATTGTTAGCAATTGGTGTGTTGTCAATGATTGTTTTCCAAGTAATTGTGAACGTGGGAATGAACGTTGGTTTAGCACCAGTTGCAGGGATTCCCCTCCCATGGATGAGTTATGGACGTTCAGCTATGCTAACCAATTTTATTTCCTTGGGAATCGTTGAGTCGGTAGCAAATTTTCGCCCCCGTTCTAGATATTGAGAAATATCATCCAAAGCCCAAATTAAGCTGTAGGAGCGCAAAGCCTTGCGCCCTGAGGATGGGATAATTTTTGAATTGGAAATCTCGAAACTACCACACAATTTTCATCAGGTGCCTGATGGTAAACAGTTGTTTGCCATCGTAATTGGTAAAATTATTTTTAGAAATCACCTAAGCTAGATAAAGGAAACCTCAAGAGTAGTAATCATGATTTTGCCTGGAACAACTGTCCGCGTTAAGAACGTCGCAGATACCTACTATCGTTACGAAGGACTCGTTCAACGGGTGAGTGATGGCAGGGTTGCCGTGCTGTTTGAAGGTGGTAACTGGGATAAATTAATTACCTTCCGTTTATCCGAGTTAGAACTTGTAGAAACAACAGCAGGACGTAAAAAAGCTAAATAGATAGGAAACTACAAAGGGTTATTTATCTCTTTTAAGTTGTCAATTGTTAATGTAGAAGATTTTGTGGAGTTCAAACTCAACCAAACACCTTCAACAAGCAAATACTTCATGGCGATATAGCGAATTGTAGTAATCGGTTTGCAGGCAATAATACAAATAGCAAAAGCTAATGTAGTATCTGCCTGCAAGCTATTCCGTGAGGATTCGCTGGCAGTTTAGCAACTTGCAATTTCAGATTTAAGTCAGATTTAAGTAAGTAAACGGGAATAAATACAACCTATTCAAAACTATTTGGGAGAGAGCTACCTCAAATATTTGTGCTTATCCCTAGTCACTTGTAAGGGAGTAGTAAGGACTATCTAATGTCCGTTGCCTGATCATAACTATGTACTTTTAACGCCGACCCACCACCTACGTTACTTACCTTATGTATCTATGCTTATGTATCTATAATTTTTGATTTTTTACCAATATGCGCCTCCCACTGCCACAATTTGATCGAAGCGATCGCCATCCTAATCATATCGGTGAAGTCATCGAAACTTCTACCCGTGAATTCTTGGCTCAGTGTTTAGAACCTGACGATTTGAGCTTTCCTTCAATGCCACCTTTTGGTAGTTGGATTGAAGCAAAGGACGAAGAATCCGGAAATAAGGTCTATGCTATAGTATATTATGCTACTACTTCTCCAATCGATTCAGTACATCGCGCTAGAGCTTTAGGATTGTCTTTAGAAGATTTGCGAGAGGAACAACCTCAAATATTTGCAATGCTTCAAACCGAATTTAGGGCAGCGATTGTCGGTTTTGAGTCGAGCGGAGACAATGAAAACTTTGGTAGTGGAATATATCAGTATCTACCCCCCAGACCCCCGCAAATTCACCAAGCAGTTTATCAGTGCGAACCAGAAGCAATTATCCGATTCACGGAAAAACTCGACTTTTTGCGGACATTACTAACAGTTAGTAACGCACCCGTGGAATCTTTGATTGCCGCAGCAATTCGTGAAGTATATCAATTGCGG includes:
- a CDS encoding Mrp/NBP35 family ATP-binding protein — encoded protein: MNSILNSQAILEVLRPVQDPELRKSLVELNMIRNVTVEGGKVSFTLVLTTPACPLREFIVEDCQKAVKTLPGVTDVAVEVTAETPKQKDLPNRNSVPGVKNIIAVSSGKGGVGKSTIAVNVAVALAQTGAKVGLLDADIYGPNDPTMLGLSDAAIVVRPHEGKDILEPAFNHGVKLVSMGFLIDRDQPVIWRGPMLNGVIRQFLYQVEWGELDYLIVDMPPGTGDAQLTLTQAVPMAGAVIVTTPQTVALLDSRKGLKMFQQLNVPVLGIVENMSYFIPPDMPDKKYDIFGSGGGSKTAAELGVPLLGCVPLEISTRIGGDTGVPIVVGEPDSASASALRAIALAIAGKVSVVALS
- the rodA gene encoding rod shape-determining protein RodA, translated to MLLKKSSRNSSRWQYWIKPWQQVDWLLFLLVIGISVFGGVMIRSTELNQKLIDWQWHWLVTGIGSAIALCFCRMRYENLLKFHWFTYGITNFSLVAVMIAGTSAKGAQRWISIAGFNVQPSEFAKVGMIITLAALLHKSTASTLPAVFRALAFTAVPWALVFIQPDLATSLVFGAIVLGMLYWANANPGWLILMISPIIAAILFSIKLPFSIIISDDLTFGILGIIWAILMGFVGWKTLPWRRFGISGFGAWGLNMLGGELGILTWNHVLKPYQKGRLTSFLNPDSNLLTTGYHQHQSRIAIGAGEWFGWGLNKGPMTQLNFVPEQHTDFIFSSIGEEFGFIGCLIVLSILALICLRLLHVAQTAKDNFGSLLAIGVLSMIVFQVIVNVGMNVGLAPVAGIPLPWMSYGRSAMLTNFISLGIVESVANFRPRSRY
- a CDS encoding NAD(P)H dehydrogenase subunit NdhS, which codes for MILPGTTVRVKNVADTYYRYEGLVQRVSDGRVAVLFEGGNWDKLITFRLSELELVETTAGRKKAK
- a CDS encoding HAS-barrel domain-containing protein, whose amino-acid sequence is MRLPLPQFDRSDRHPNHIGEVIETSTREFLAQCLEPDDLSFPSMPPFGSWIEAKDEESGNKVYAIVYYATTSPIDSVHRARALGLSLEDLREEQPQIFAMLQTEFRAAIVGFESSGDNENFGSGIYQYLPPRPPQIHQAVYQCEPEAIIRFTEKLDFLRTLLTVSNAPVESLIAAAIREVYQLRKADHEWLVQAGRTLNVLLKDDYDRLRFILSQIHP